The Pseudomonas asiatica genome has a segment encoding these proteins:
- a CDS encoding 8-oxoguanine deaminase, with protein MSSTNAPRTLLVKNAELLVTMDGERREIKNGGMFIEGNLIRQVGPSDTLPQHADVVLDMAGKVVIPGLVNTHHHMYQSLTRVVPAAQDGELFNWLTNLYPIWARLTPEMIAVSTQTAMAELILSGCTTSSDHLYIYPNGCKLDDSIHAADEIGMRFHAARGSMSVGRSQGGLPPDSVVEKEADILTESQRLIEDYHDASHGSMRRIVVAPCSPFSVSRDLMREAAVLARQYGVSLHTHLAENVNDIAYSREKFGMTPAEYAEDLGWVGHDVWHAHCVQLDQHGIELFARTGTGVAHCPCSNMRLASGIAPVRKMRDHGVPVGLGVDGSASNDGASMIGEVRQALLLQRVGFGPDAMTAREALEIATLGGAKVLNRNDIGALAPGMVADFVAFDLGHVAYAGGHHDPLAALVFCTPTQVHTSVINGRVVVKDGQLATVDLPRVLERHNQLARQLVSGE; from the coding sequence ATGTCATCTACAAATGCTCCAAGAACGCTACTGGTCAAGAACGCCGAACTTCTGGTCACCATGGACGGCGAACGCCGCGAGATCAAGAACGGCGGAATGTTCATCGAAGGCAACCTGATCCGCCAGGTCGGCCCCAGCGATACCCTGCCACAGCACGCCGATGTGGTGCTGGACATGGCCGGCAAGGTGGTCATCCCTGGCCTGGTCAACACCCACCATCACATGTACCAGAGCCTCACCCGCGTGGTGCCTGCAGCCCAGGACGGCGAGCTGTTCAACTGGTTGACCAACCTCTACCCGATCTGGGCACGCCTGACCCCCGAGATGATCGCGGTGTCGACCCAGACCGCCATGGCCGAACTGATCCTGTCCGGCTGCACCACCTCCAGCGACCACCTGTACATCTACCCCAACGGCTGCAAGCTCGACGACAGCATCCATGCCGCCGACGAGATCGGCATGCGCTTCCATGCCGCGCGCGGCAGCATGAGCGTGGGCCGCAGCCAGGGCGGCCTGCCGCCTGATTCGGTGGTGGAGAAGGAAGCCGACATCCTCACGGAATCCCAGCGCCTGATCGAGGACTATCACGACGCCAGCCACGGCTCGATGCGCCGCATCGTGGTGGCGCCCTGCTCGCCGTTCTCGGTCAGCCGCGACCTGATGCGCGAAGCCGCCGTGCTGGCACGCCAGTACGGGGTGTCGTTGCACACACACCTGGCCGAGAACGTCAACGACATCGCCTACAGCCGCGAGAAGTTCGGCATGACCCCCGCCGAATATGCCGAAGACCTCGGCTGGGTCGGCCACGACGTGTGGCACGCCCACTGTGTGCAACTCGACCAGCATGGCATCGAGCTGTTCGCCCGCACCGGCACGGGTGTCGCCCACTGCCCATGCTCGAACATGCGCCTGGCCTCGGGCATCGCCCCGGTGCGCAAGATGCGCGACCACGGGGTGCCGGTGGGCCTGGGGGTCGACGGTTCGGCATCCAACGACGGCGCCAGCATGATCGGTGAAGTGCGCCAGGCCCTGCTGCTGCAACGGGTGGGCTTCGGCCCCGACGCGATGACTGCACGCGAGGCGCTGGAAATTGCAACGCTCGGCGGTGCCAAGGTGCTCAACCGCAACGACATCGGCGCCCTGGCCCCAGGCATGGTGGCCGACTTCGTCGCCTTCGACCTCGGCCACGTGGCTTATGCCGGTGGCCACCACGACCCGCTGGCGGCGCTGGTGTTCTGCACCCCGACCCAGGTGCACACCAGTGTCATCAATGGCCGTGTGGTGGTGAAGGATGGCCAGTTGGCCACGGTCGACCTGCCACGGGTGCTGGAGCGCCACAACCAGTTGGCACGCCAGCTGGTCAGCGGCGAATAA